The Streptomyces sp. NBC_00224 genome contains the following window.
GAATCCGCCGCTCGGCGGCCGCCGGACCGCTCTGAGCCATGTCGAGCGCCTCCACGGCCGCGACGGCGGCCGTCGGACTGGAAGCCACCTCCCGCGCAGCGGCCTCCGCTGCCGGGCGGGTGGCGTGGCTGCTGAGCGCGTACCCGTGCAGCGTGTCCACGACCTCGTGGACTCCCCCGTGCTCCGCCACGGTGTACCTCACGGGCGGCTGGGCTCGGCGTCGGGGCATGGCGGCACTCCCTCTGCGGCAACAGGGCGGACAAGCGGGGTGTGCGGCCCGGCCTCGCCGTGGTGCGGTCCTCGGCGGGCGGGCAGTGGCGTGTAGGAGGAGTAGACGAAGTGGCCCAGCGCGCGCAGCGCGCCGGCGGTGCGCTCCACGGCCTCGGGGCCGTCGCCGGTTGGCCGGGCGTACGCCTCGATCTCGCCGTTCCAGACGAATCCCTCGCCGGTCAGCATCGCCACGGTGTCGGGCGTGAGGTCATCGGGACATCGGGGGGCTGCGACGAGTCCGTGCGCGGGGTCGGGTACCACGAGGAACACAGGAGTCTCCTTCCGTAGCGGGGCTGCCTGAAGAGAGCAGCCCCACGGCGCGGGCCGACTGCTGGTCAGTCGGTGGTCACGGTGAGGGTGTCGTCGGCTTCCAGGACGGCGAGGGCGGCACGGATCGCGGCACGCGTCTGCGGGCTCGGCACCGAGTAGGGGAAGGCCAGGGCGTGCACGGCGGTGTCCAGTTCACCGTCGGGCATCGGCAGCGTGACGCCGCTGCGATAGAGGGTGAGAGCGGTCGCGGTGGCGACGCGGCTGCGGTTGTAGGCCACGGCCTCCCCGGCGCAGACACCGGTGCCCAGTGCTTCGCGGGCGGTGGGCGGGAGCGCGGTGACTCCGGCACCGAAGGGACGGACGGGCAGGCGCAGGTGGGACGGCCGCACCAGGCGGCGCAGTACGCGGAGCATGGCAACTCCCGGGCTCGAAGCGGGCGGAGAGGACGGGCGACGGAGCGCTCGCGATTCGGCGGTCTGTGCATGCCCGCGTCGCATGAGGGCGGCGGCAGCCCTGCGGCGCAGGGGGATGAACGCCCCCTCGCAACAGTTATAATAGTGTGTTCTCTGGTGTGGGGAACCCGCCACTGACCTGGCGGTCTCGCGCCCGTACGGCTGCGGCGAACGCCGCCAGCATGGGGACCATGCAGTCGGGGCGGCCGGACGCGTCGACGCCCACCTCCTTGCCCGAGGGCCCGATGACGACCAAGACGCTGTCCAGCAAGGCGGGACCGCTGTGCCCGGGCGGGCGGAACGCGTGCTCCCAGAGGATCTTGGTGCTCCGATGCCGCTCGGTGACCCCGGCGCCGGGAAGTGCACCGGCCACGGCGTCAGCGACGGTACGCCGGGCATCGCTCTCCGCTGCCTGAGAGCGGCGAGTTCCCCGGCGCGCTCAACGGCCTGCGTGTGCAGCGGGTAGAGCCGCCGGGTGATCTCGTGCGCCACATGACGGGCGCTGCTGGCCGTGACCCCGATCGACGGCGGACTCACCTGGGACCCGTCCGGCAGGGCCGCAGAGATCGTCAGGCGGCCGGGCTGCCGGTTGCTCTGGCGCAAACTCAGGGCGCGGCCGTCGCCGTCGACGATGAGGCGGACCAGACCCCTTCCCGGTACCGGCGGCGGGGCTGTGCGGCAATGCGTGCCCAACTCCCGCGCCACCTCGTCGGCGAACGCGTCAAACTGTGACTGGGTGGTCAGGTTCTGCGGCGAGGCCACGACGTCACTCCTTCGGTCGGGGTGGAGGGGGATCGGCGCGCGCGGGTGCGGCCGCGTTCTGGCCCCGACGCTCGGCGTCGCGGCGGAAGTCCTCGGCGGTGTAACCGGTGCTGCACCGTGGTTTGCACAACTGGCCGGGCGGCGCGCCGCATGTCTCGCACCAATCATCGAAGTCCTCTGGGCGCCAGGGGCGCAGTGCGCCCGTCATGCGGGCAAGTAGCGGATGTGCTCGGCGACGGCCCGGGCGGAACTGACGGGGCTGGAGTGGCTGTTCTCGGCGCATCGCGCCTGCCACAGGCTCGCTGGCTTCGACGGGGTGATCTGGTTGCTGGTGGCCGGGCTGATGGTCCAGCGGCGGCCGTGGGGGTCGGTGGCGGTGTAGGTCAGGAACTCGGGGCGGTCCTGGTGGCCGTTGTCCTGCCAGGACAGGCCGGCGGACGTGAGAGCGCGGCCGAGCTGGGCGCAGCGTTCGGGGGTGATGTGGCCGAAGGTGGCCATGGCAAGTCCCTTCTGCACCAGCGGGGTGGGGCGGACGGATGGCTGGTCAGGGGCGGCCGGAGGGCCGGGGCTTGTGGTAGCGGTACAGGAAGCGCGCGGCCCATTCCCTGCTGGCGAAACCAGGGATTCCGCCGCCGTTGCCCGGATGGCTGGCGGGGTACTCGGCAACCCACTTGCATGCGGCGGGATCTCGCCAGACGACTCCATAACTGGTGCTGCGGTCGTGGCGGTCGAGGACCCGGTACCCGAACGAACCGGGATTGGCGGTGAACATGAACTCCTCGATCATCACGGTCCTTTCGGTCGTTTCCGGGGTGCCGGAGGGGGCGGTGCGTGGGAGGGACACCCCCTCCCATAACACTCATAATAGTGTGGTCATGGGTGGTGTGAACCCGCCTTTGACCTGGGGTTTGAGGGAGGCACGGTTCAGCGCCGGAGTGGAGAAGAGCCAGGAGTGAGGCGGGCGGGCGGTGGTTGGTGGTCGCGGTAGTCGGCCACCTTCACGTAGCCGCCCGGCATCGTGTCCAGGCGCAGTTGGTCGGGTCCCCAGTTCTCGACCACGTCCGGCGGAAGGTTCTCGATGTCTTCCGCCTCAACCTGGCAAGCCCAGCCTGTCAGCTCTGCGCCGAACAGCCGCTGCCATTCCAGCAGGACCGGAAAGAGCTGCCCGACGTCGTCGACCAGAGCGACCGCACGGGACTCGTGCGGGTTGGGACACTCGGCGAAGGCGGGGGCGCCGGGGCGGCAGCGCTCACCCAAGGTCATCAGCCAGCGCATGATCACACCGACTCCCGCGATTCGGGGCGTGCCTGGGCTCGCCGACGGCGGATGCCGTCGCGCTGCTCGGTGCGCGTGCGGTAGCCGTACACGGTGATGGTGGGCCTGTCAGCCACGGTCCTCCTCCTCTTCTGAGGCGGTGAACTGGGGCAAGAGCGGTGCGTCGTAGACCTCTCGCCACACGGCGGGAGCGCCGGGGCAGGGGATGACGGCTTTTTTGAGCTCGGCCGTGTCGATGGGGTGCAGCCACCCGTTCTCGATGGTCCAGCCGCACGCAAGGGGGCGGGGGTCAGCGGCGGTGGTGGCCACCAGGACGGCGCTGCGGACGGTGCTGCCCTCCAGCGCGAACACGAGCAGGATGCGCAGGGCGTAGAAGGCTTCGTCGTCCAGCACCGCAAGGCGCACCGGGATGTCATCGGTGCAGAGATTGCCGATGGACAGGTCGACGTGACCCCGCAGGAACGCCCCGTCAGTTCGTTCGGCCACGAGACTGATTTGGTGTTCGCCGTCACCCAGGGCCAGAACCAGAGCGGCGAGCGCGGTCAGGGACCGTTCCATTGCGGCCGCCGCGGCGGCGTCGTCGGGACGGGTGAGTTCCGGGCGTGCGGGCATGCTGGTCCTCCTTGTGAAGGGACGGGCGGTGAGCACCGGGGGCGGTGGGCCGCGCCCGTGGGGCGGTGGAGTCTTCCGGGCGCGCGCTCTGCTCCGCAGACGGGTTGCGCTGCCGCTACGCGGCAGGGGACGGGGGCGCGCTCCGCGCTCTCAGGAAGGGGCGGGGAGCGCTCCGCGCTGGGCGCCGGCCGGTGCCCGCCCGGACGCCTGGGGCGCCCCGACCGGTGCGGGGCGGACTATAGGCCCGTGCGGGCCGGGCTGGGGGAGGTGCCCGGCCCGCACGGGGGTCTGTCAGCCGTGGGCGGCGGCCGCCGTGAGCGCGGGCAGTGCGAGCGCTTCCAGGGCGGCTGCCTGGTCGGCGTCGGTAAGGGTCTGTGCGGTCGACGTGATGGCCTGCATCACGCCCCCGGCCGTGACCTGACCGCCCCGGATGAAGTGGGCAAGGATCCTGTCCTTGGCCTCAGCACCGATGCTGAGCGACTTGGTGACGTGCTCGATCGTCTTCGTCGGCTCGGCCAGCGGTTTCCCGGCCGCATCCTCCATTCCCCGGACCTTGGCCTCGACGTACTCCCGCGACAGGAAGGTGCGCACGGCGTCGGCGGTCTTGGATGTGATCAGTTCCAGCGTCTTGCGCTGAGTCTGGCCGGACCAGGACACGACGCCTTCGTCCTGCTTGCCTCCCAGGTGCACGGCGCGCATCACGTCCTGCGTCATGGTCAGACCGTTGCGGCATACCTGGATCACCGCGCGCGGCGTGATGGTGTACGCCCCGGAACCGACCTCACTGTTGGTGATCACGAAACCGGCCGAGACCACCGGCAGCTGGTCACCACTGCGCTCGTCGAACGGGGAGCGGTAGCCGCGCAGCAACTCGCGGGCCTGGACGGCGACCGCTTCGGACTCGACGCGCACGTACATGCGCCGGTCCGTCAGATCGCAGCCGGTGATGCGGGTCGGGTGGCCGGACTGCTGGACCCCGTCCAGCGCGGCGAGCAGCATGTCGAGGTTGTCCATCCGCTTGTAGCTGTCGG
Protein-coding sequences here:
- a CDS encoding DUF932 domain-containing protein; this encodes MTQQFAERAMSVAPMGARNADTGDLVRILEDQNRRKLDVIVSGSALRFREGNVHVDGIESLITEDGVTDVDGIYRPTAVADEGIADKLRIPLAYLRRMRTENVPLLDENVNTWLREEPDRRYMLRAFRGDNGPGMAPSEGVARALLSDSYKRMDNLDMLLAALDGVQQSGHPTRITGCDLTDRRMYVRVESEAVAVQARELLRGYRSPFDERSGDQLPVVSAGFVITNSEVGSGAYTITPRAVIQVCRNGLTMTQDVMRAVHLGGKQDEGVVSWSGQTQRKTLELITSKTADAVRTFLSREYVEAKVRGMEDAAGKPLAEPTKTIEHVTKSLSIGAEAKDRILAHFIRGGQVTAGGVMQAITSTAQTLTDADQAAALEALALPALTAAAAHG